A genome region from Phaenicophaeus curvirostris isolate KB17595 chromosome 10, BPBGC_Pcur_1.0, whole genome shotgun sequence includes the following:
- the LOC138724752 gene encoding uncharacterized protein, translating to MGRGLSAAAPWPRSGTAARGGGTGRPTGAGEPGGAGRGERRRAACIRAGLFARAWLCSSLPFRLPPLRPTGCGPGLEEGQRPEGPRAPPGPPRPPQVVNGPNGAGLGPASQEEAADELFYKQLGIVSRLLPLVLVGDFNLPDICWKYNTAERKQSRRFLECVEDNFLAQLRQSDRSVGNERAPVGSRPLFRERGRSDVAVPSRPAAFRALWRLPISLIRSWRKKRRVPMGETEAVAIQPKKPVWRKSLLQKTWQKSRRTALLFQSPVFFHLPSRCEE from the exons ATGGGGcggggactcagtgctgccgcgccgtggccgcggagcggtactgcagcccggggcgggggaacgggacggcccacaggggcgggcgagccgggaggggcggggcggggagagaGGCGAAGAGCGGCTTGCATCCGCGCGGGCTTGTTCGCGAGGGCTTGGCTCTGCTCTTCGCTGCCCTTCCGCCTGCCGCCATtgcggccaacggggtgcgggcCGGGGCTGgaagagggacagcgccccgaGGGCCCCCGtgcgcccccagggcccccgcGTCCCCCCCAGGTCGTGAACGGCCCGAACGGGGCCGGCctcgg ACCagccagccaagaagaagcagctgatgagctcttctataaacaactggggatagtctcaagaTTGCTCCCTCTggtcctcgtgggagacttcaatcttccagatatctgctggaagtacaatacagcggagaggaagcagtctaggaggttcctggaatgcgtggaagacaacttcctcgcacaactg agacaatctGACAGAAGTGTTGGCAATGAGAGAGCCCCTGTGGGATCCCGACCCCTCttcagggagagggggagaagtgacgtggcggtgccctccaggccagcagctttcag agcgctGTGGAggcttcccatctctctcatacgCTCGTggcggaagaagaggagggtgccCATGGGTGAAACGGAAgcggttgccattcag cccaaaaagccagtctggAGAAAGTCcttactgcagaaaacctggcaaaagtctcgcagaacagccctgctttttcaaagcccggTATTCTTTCATCTTCCGTCCCGTTgtgaggagtaa